Proteins from a genomic interval of Medicago truncatula cultivar Jemalong A17 chromosome 3, MtrunA17r5.0-ANR, whole genome shotgun sequence:
- the LOC11436654 gene encoding 50S ribosomal protein 6, chloroplastic, translating into MSSVSSIFGCGVSIAPNSLRKKAIGIERRNVCGGLLIECSSRPQKKSTAHHMKTRPRKSSLSDRNRKPTEYAPLPPLPPDFTIVIPADASSTATVVPPPPTPST; encoded by the coding sequence ATGTCGTCGGTGTCAAGCATATTCGGATGCGGGGTTTCGATTGCGCCAAATTCATTGAGAAAGAAAGCAATTGGAATTGAAAGGAGAAATGTTTGTGGAGGATTGTTGATAGAGTGTTCATCGAGGCCACAGAAGAAATCAACTGCACATCACATGAAGACGAGACCCAGAAAATCATCACTGTCGGATAGGAATCGGAAACCAACAGAGTATGCTCCGTTGCCACCACTGCCTCCTGATTTTACAATTGTCATTCCTGCTGATGCATCTTCAACGGCTACTGTTGTTCCTCCGCCTCCTACTCCTTCTACTTGA
- the LOC11442486 gene encoding ergosterol biosynthetic protein 28, producing the protein MKALGWWLIAVGTLRLASVWFGFFDIWALRLAVFSKTTMSEVHGRTFGTWTLLTCTLCYICAFNLDNKPLYLATFLSFIYALGHFLTEYLIYHTMAISNLTTVGIFAGTSIVWMLLQWNAHLKVRSKPSNRKH; encoded by the exons ATGAAGGCGTTGGGATGGTGGCTGATAGCGGTTGGGACGCTTCGATTAGCTTCCGTATGGTTCGGTTTCTTCGACATTTGGGCTCTTCGACTCGCCGTCTTCTCTAAAACTACCA TGAGTGAAGTTCATGGACGCACATTTGGAACTTGGACACTGTTGACCTGCACCCTCTGCTATATCTGTGCATTCAACCTTGATAACAAGCCTCTTTACCTAGCAACTTTTTTGTCATTCATCTACGCGCTTGGTCATTTCTTGACCGAATACCTAATTTATCACACAATGGCGATTTCGAATCTCACCACTGTCGGCATATTTGCAG GAACATCAATAGTATGGATGCTATTGCAATGGAATGCGCACCTGAAAGTCCGCTCGAAGCCCTCTAATAGAAAGCATTAG
- the LOC11428873 gene encoding uncharacterized protein encodes MDPCPFVRLTIGNLALKIPVASKPARSVVHPSSSPCFCKIKLKNFPLQTALVPFIPHENNSPDSQIQPIAASFHLSKADLDRLTGKSIFAKKLTLKIAIYTGRSGTTCGVNSGRLLGKVSVPLNLTGTLTKATVFHNGWITVGKDDKGGSAQFHLNVKAEPDPRFVFQFDGEPECSPQVFQIQGNISQPVFTCKFSFRNNSGDRNQRSRSMQSEVGASRSWLSSFGSERERTGKERKGWSITVHDLSGSPVAAASMVTPFVASPGSDRVSCSNPGSWLILRPGDGTWKPWGRLEAWRERGGSDGLGYRFELMPDTNGSMSAGGIVIAESTLSLTRGGKFVLDLSSRCGGGGGSNGRATPGNATSPVCSPRGSGDYGYGLWPYCMYRGFVMSASVEGEGRCSKPTVEVSVPHVNCTEDAAAFVALAAAVDLSVDACRLFSQRLRKELCQQMDLVG; translated from the exons ATGGATCCCTGTCCGTTCGTTCGTCTAACCATCGGAAACCTCGCCCTTAAAATCCCTGTCGCCTCCAAACCTGCACGCTCCGTCGTGCATCCTTCATCTTCACCGTGTTTCTGCAAGATAAAACTCAAGAACTTTCCTCTACAAACTGCTCTTGTCCCCTTCATCCCTCACGAGAATAATTCCCCTGACTCACAAATCCAACCGATTGCCGCTTCTTTTCATCTCAGTAAGGCTGATCTTGACAGGCTCACCGGAAAATCCATATTCGCCAAGAAACTTACCCTCAAAATTGCGATCTACACCGGTCGGAGTGGCACCACATGCGGTGTTAACTCCGGGAGACTTCTCGGAAAAGTCTCCGTTCCGTTGAACCTCACCGGTACTCTAACGAAGGCCACTGTTTTCCATAATGGATGGATTACGGTTGGGAAGGATGATAAAGGCGGTTCTGCACAGTTTCACCTCAATGTTAAGGCCGAACCTGATCCTAGGTTCGTATTCCAGTTCGACGGCGAGCCAGAATGCAGTCCTCAGGTTTTTCAGATCCAAGGCAATATTTCACAACCTGTCTTCACGTGCAAGTTCAGTTTTAGAAACAACAGTGGTGACCGGAATCAACGTTCTAG ATCAATGCAATCAGAGGTAGGAGCTTCTAGAAGCTGGTTAAGTTCATTCGGAAGTGAACGTGAACGTACAGGGAAAGAACGCAAAGGATGGTCCATTACGGTTCACGACCTTTCCGGTTCACCGGTTGCAGCTGCTTCAATGGTCACACCTTTCGTTGCATCTCCCGGGTCAGACCGGGTTAGCTGCTCAAATCCCGGTTCATGGCTTATTCTTCGTCCTGGTGATGGTACATGGAAGCCTTGGGGAAGACTGGAAGCGTGGCGCGAACGCGGTGGCTCTGATGGTCTTGGTTACCGGTTTGAACTTATGCCGGACACTAACGGTAGCATGAGTGCTGGTGGTATTGTCATTGCAGAGTCAACGTTGAGTTTGACTAGAGGAGGGAAGTTTGTTCTTGATTTGAGTAGCCGTtgtggaggaggtggtggttcTAACGGTCGTGCGACGCCGGGAAACGCGACGTCGCCGGTTTGTAGTCCAAGGGGAAGTGGTGATTATGGTTATGGGCTATGGCCTTATTGTATGTATAGAGGGTTTGTGATGTCGGCGAGTGTAGAAGGTGAGGGAAGGTGCAGCAAACCTACGGTGGAGGTGAGTGTGCCGCACGTGAATTGCACGGAGGATGCTGCTGCTTTTGTAGCTTTAGCTGCAGCCGTTGATTTAAGTGTGGATGCTTGCAGGCTATTCTCTCAACGGTTAAGGAAAGAGCTTTGTCAGCAAATGGATTTAGTTGGATGA